One genomic segment of Streptomyces liangshanensis includes these proteins:
- a CDS encoding acetate uptake transporter has protein sequence MDNDVSAGSATSTSVLGHLALGLTLLAFGIGLTDVVDGVTAADAVTLALYVGGVALFVAGLLAFRAGDSFTGTAFAGLGAFWFTWGIGSGTQVSADAAGLFLILWALLALSLTIGAAGSGPLVQGTYGLLTLALLLLGVAQFADSGGLGKVGGWVAALAGLASWYGATAALAKWPTALPRRRAAGRGVTAAG, from the coding sequence GTGGACAATGACGTCTCCGCGGGAAGCGCAACTTCGACTTCGGTTCTCGGCCATCTCGCGCTGGGACTGACCCTGCTGGCCTTCGGAATCGGCCTCACCGACGTGGTCGACGGGGTGACGGCGGCGGACGCCGTCACCCTCGCCCTGTACGTCGGCGGGGTCGCGCTCTTCGTCGCGGGTCTGCTCGCCTTCCGGGCGGGCGACTCGTTCACCGGTACGGCCTTCGCGGGCCTCGGCGCCTTCTGGTTCACCTGGGGCATCGGCTCCGGCACCCAGGTCTCCGCCGACGCGGCCGGACTCTTCCTGATCCTGTGGGCGCTCCTGGCCCTCAGCCTCACCATAGGGGCCGCGGGCTCGGGCCCCCTCGTCCAGGGCACGTACGGGCTGCTGACCCTCGCGCTGCTGCTGCTCGGGGTCGCCCAGTTCGCGGACAGCGGGGGCCTGGGCAAGGTCGGCGGCTGGGTCGCCGCCCTCGCGGGCCTGGCATCCTGGTACGGCGCGACGGCCGCGCTCGCCAAGTGGCCGACCGCTCTGCCGCGTCGACGCGCTGCCGGCCGCGGTGTGACGGCCGCGGGCTGA
- the glmS gene encoding glutamine--fructose-6-phosphate transaminase (isomerizing), whose product MCGIVGYIGKRDVAPLLLEGLQRLEYRGYDSAGIVITGKPAAGKAATLRMVKAKGRVRELEARVPKRFAGTTGIAHTRWATHGAPSDHNAHPHLDGEGKVALVHNGIIDNASELRVKLEADGVVFASETDTEVLTHLIARSPAETLEEKVRQALRLIEGTYGIAVLHADFPDRIVVARNGSPVVLGIGEKEMFVASDVAALVSHTRQVVTLDDGEMATLKADDFRTYTTEGSRTSATPTTVEWEAESYDMGGHDTYMHKEISEQPEAVDRVLRGRIDDRFSTVHLGGLNLDAREARGVRRIKILGCGTSYHAGMIGAQLIEELARIPADAEPASEFRYRNPVVDPDTLYVAVSQSGETYDVLAAVQELKRKGARVLGVVNVVGSAIARETDGGVYVHAGPEVCVVSTKCFTNTVVSFALLALHLGRIRDLSVADGKRIIAGLRKLPAQIAEILATEGDIEKLAGEYAHAKSMMFIGRVRGYPVAREASLKLKEVSYIHAEAYPASELKHGPLALIEPAMPTVAVVPDDDLLEKNRAALEEIKARDGRILAVAHQPQEKADHTIVVPKNETELDPILLGIPLQLLAYHTALALGRDIDKPRNLAKSVTVE is encoded by the coding sequence ATGTGCGGAATCGTCGGTTACATCGGAAAGCGGGACGTCGCGCCACTGCTGCTGGAGGGCTTGCAGCGACTGGAGTACCGGGGGTACGACTCGGCCGGCATCGTCATCACCGGCAAGCCCGCCGCGGGCAAGGCCGCCACGCTCAGGATGGTCAAGGCCAAGGGCCGCGTCCGCGAGCTGGAGGCCCGGGTCCCCAAGCGGTTCGCCGGTACGACCGGCATCGCGCACACCCGCTGGGCCACGCACGGCGCCCCCAGCGACCACAACGCGCACCCCCACCTGGACGGCGAGGGCAAGGTCGCGCTCGTCCACAACGGCATCATCGACAACGCCTCCGAGCTGCGCGTGAAGCTGGAGGCCGACGGGGTGGTGTTCGCCTCCGAGACCGACACCGAGGTGCTGACGCACCTGATCGCCCGCTCGCCGGCCGAGACGCTGGAGGAGAAGGTCCGCCAGGCTCTCCGGCTGATCGAGGGCACGTACGGCATCGCCGTGCTGCACGCCGACTTCCCGGACCGCATCGTGGTCGCCCGCAACGGCTCCCCCGTCGTCCTCGGCATCGGCGAGAAGGAGATGTTCGTCGCGTCCGACGTCGCCGCGCTCGTCTCCCACACCCGCCAGGTCGTCACCCTCGACGACGGCGAGATGGCCACCCTCAAGGCCGACGACTTCCGTACGTACACGACCGAGGGCTCCCGTACGTCGGCGACGCCGACCACCGTGGAGTGGGAGGCCGAGTCGTACGACATGGGCGGCCACGACACGTACATGCACAAGGAGATCTCGGAGCAGCCCGAGGCGGTGGACCGGGTGCTGCGCGGGCGGATCGACGACCGCTTCTCCACGGTCCACCTGGGCGGGCTCAACCTCGACGCCCGTGAGGCGCGCGGGGTGCGCCGGATCAAGATCCTGGGCTGCGGCACGTCGTACCACGCGGGCATGATCGGGGCGCAGTTGATCGAGGAGCTGGCCCGGATCCCGGCGGACGCGGAGCCGGCGTCCGAGTTCCGCTACCGCAACCCGGTCGTGGACCCCGACACCCTCTACGTCGCGGTGTCCCAGTCCGGCGAGACGTACGACGTACTGGCCGCCGTCCAGGAGCTGAAGCGCAAGGGCGCGCGGGTGCTGGGGGTCGTGAACGTGGTCGGTTCCGCGATCGCCCGGGAGACCGACGGCGGGGTGTACGTGCACGCGGGCCCCGAGGTCTGCGTCGTCTCCACCAAGTGCTTCACCAACACCGTCGTGTCCTTCGCGCTGCTGGCGCTGCACCTGGGCCGGATCCGCGACCTGTCGGTGGCCGACGGCAAGCGGATCATCGCGGGGCTGCGGAAGCTGCCCGCCCAGATCGCCGAGATCCTCGCGACGGAGGGCGACATCGAGAAGCTGGCGGGCGAGTACGCGCACGCGAAGTCGATGATGTTCATCGGGCGGGTACGGGGCTATCCCGTGGCGCGCGAGGCGTCGCTGAAGCTCAAGGAGGTGTCGTACATCCACGCCGAGGCGTATCCGGCCTCCGAGCTCAAGCACGGTCCGCTCGCGCTGATCGAGCCGGCGATGCCGACGGTGGCGGTGGTCCCGGACGACGACCTGCTGGAGAAGAACCGCGCGGCGCTGGAGGAGATCAAGGCGCGCGACGGGCGGATCCTGGCGGTGGCGCACCAGCCGCAGGAGAAGGCCGACCACACGATCGTCGTACCGAAGAACGAGACGGAGCTCGACCCGATCCTGCTGGGCATCCCGCTCCAGTTGCTGGCGTACCACACGGCGCTGGCGCTGGGCCGGGACATCGACAAGCCCCGGAACCTGGCGAAGTCGGTGACGGTGGAGTAG
- a CDS encoding DUF4429 domain-containing protein, whose amino-acid sequence MAEIIQKDGTWTFDGDTVRIVPGTDKGVSLLRKTLGEVAVPLGALAGVSFEAGRKSGRLRLRLRDGADPLLRIGGGKLGDAADPFQLSVEGDRAGVAEYLVDEVRNALLLDQVPTGPVERYLLPGPALPITVGAGDATVTFDGERIRLEWNWKTEESKSSGGTRTLALGEVESVEWRPSAGLENGYLRFRTAGSSPATPPKYDPYAVELWGFRKDPLMALVGAAVVARLPHPNRPAGAGAKKTLEGAKGTEREPSPAEATGLPLAATAATAATGPGGPAGEAAETTGDDHDVLLRRLRELGDLHQAGILTAEEFATAKQAVLKRL is encoded by the coding sequence ATGGCGGAAATCATCCAGAAGGACGGCACCTGGACCTTCGACGGCGACACGGTCCGCATCGTGCCCGGCACGGACAAGGGCGTGAGTCTGCTCCGCAAGACCCTCGGCGAAGTCGCCGTCCCGCTGGGGGCGTTGGCCGGTGTGTCGTTCGAAGCGGGCCGTAAGTCGGGGCGGTTGAGACTGCGGCTGCGGGACGGCGCGGACCCGCTGCTGCGGATCGGCGGCGGCAAGCTGGGCGACGCGGCCGACCCGTTCCAACTGAGCGTGGAGGGCGACCGCGCGGGTGTCGCGGAGTACCTGGTGGACGAGGTGCGCAACGCCCTCCTCCTGGACCAGGTCCCCACCGGTCCCGTCGAGCGCTACCTCCTGCCGGGCCCCGCCCTGCCGATCACCGTCGGCGCGGGCGACGCGACGGTCACCTTCGACGGCGAGCGGATCCGGCTGGAGTGGAACTGGAAGACGGAGGAGTCCAAGTCGTCCGGCGGCACCCGCACGCTCGCGCTGGGCGAGGTCGAGTCGGTGGAGTGGCGGCCGAGCGCCGGCCTGGAGAACGGCTACCTGCGGTTCCGTACGGCCGGGTCGTCCCCGGCCACCCCGCCCAAGTACGACCCGTACGCGGTGGAGCTGTGGGGGTTCCGGAAGGACCCACTGATGGCCCTGGTCGGGGCCGCGGTGGTGGCGAGGCTGCCGCACCCGAACCGGCCGGCGGGGGCCGGGGCGAAGAAGACCCTGGAGGGGGCGAAGGGGACGGAGCGGGAGCCGTCGCCCGCAGAGGCCACGGGTCTCCCCCTGGCGGCGACGGCGGCGACGGCCGCGACCGGGCCGGGGGGACCGGCCGGGGAAGCGGCGGAGACGACCGGCGACGATCATGACGTCCTGCTGCGCCGGCTCCGTGAGCTGGGCGATCTGCACCAGGCCGGGATTCTCACCGCCGAAGAGTTCGCCACCGCCAAGCAGGCCGTCCTCAAGAGACTCTGA
- a CDS encoding beta-N-acetylhexosaminidase, translated as MRQHRTLPRLFGSLLLVVAAGISSVAAAPAPSERSATPPPAPRAPTIRPLGDVVPVPASVRPGGSPYTITPFTWIGVVASPGQARAARSVGTYLAGVLRPSTGYALPVVPDPGIGPGGGIRLRLATGSGPDSRSADRDLGEEGYRLESGRGGVTITAYRPAGLFHGVQTLRQLLPAAVEKSSRQSGPWKVAGGTITDTPRYAYRGAMLDVSRHFFTVAQVKRYIDQLALYKVNTLHLHLSDDQGWRIAIDSWPRLATYGGSTQVGGGPGGYYTKAQYRELVSYAASRHLEVVPEVDMPGHTNAALASYAQLNCDGVAPPLYTGIQVGFSSLCVPKEVTYDFVDDVVRELAALTPGRYLHIGGDETHATSHADYVTFMERAQAVVAKYGKTVMGWHELTGAHPVEGAVAQYWGRDRTSASVREQVAAAAKAGTRLVLSPADRVYLDMKYDPSTVLGQTWAGYIEVDRAYDWDPATYLAASGVPSDAILGVEAPVWTETLSTSDHLETMTFPRLQGVAELGWSPASTHDWSAFKARLASQGPRMEALGIDYYRSPQVPWSAE; from the coding sequence GTGAGACAGCACAGAACGTTGCCCCGGTTGTTCGGATCGCTCCTCCTTGTCGTGGCCGCCGGGATCTCCTCCGTCGCCGCCGCGCCGGCGCCCTCCGAACGGTCCGCCACTCCTCCTCCCGCCCCCCGGGCTCCCACCATCCGCCCGCTGGGTGACGTCGTCCCCGTACCGGCGTCCGTCCGGCCGGGCGGCTCGCCGTACACCATCACCCCCTTCACCTGGATCGGGGTGGTCGCCTCCCCGGGGCAGGCCCGGGCGGCGCGCTCGGTCGGCACGTACCTGGCCGGTGTGCTGCGCCCCTCCACCGGATACGCGCTGCCGGTCGTCCCCGACCCGGGGATCGGCCCCGGAGGCGGCATCCGCCTGCGTCTGGCCACCGGCTCGGGACCCGACTCCCGCTCCGCTGACCGGGACCTCGGGGAGGAGGGCTACCGCCTGGAGTCCGGGCGCGGCGGCGTCACGATCACCGCGTACCGCCCCGCCGGCCTCTTCCACGGCGTGCAGACCCTGCGCCAACTGCTCCCCGCCGCCGTCGAGAAGAGCAGCCGGCAGAGCGGCCCGTGGAAGGTCGCGGGCGGCACGATCACGGACACCCCGCGGTACGCGTACCGCGGCGCGATGCTCGACGTCTCGCGGCACTTCTTCACAGTCGCCCAAGTGAAGCGCTACATCGACCAGTTGGCGCTCTACAAGGTCAACACCCTGCATCTGCACCTCTCCGACGACCAGGGGTGGCGCATCGCGATCGACTCCTGGCCGCGCCTGGCGACGTACGGCGGTTCCACCCAGGTCGGCGGCGGCCCGGGCGGCTACTACACCAAGGCGCAGTACCGGGAGTTGGTCTCCTACGCGGCCTCGCGCCACCTGGAGGTCGTCCCCGAGGTCGACATGCCGGGCCACACGAACGCGGCGCTCGCCTCGTACGCGCAACTGAACTGCGACGGCGTCGCCCCGCCGCTCTACACCGGCATCCAGGTCGGGTTCAGCTCGCTGTGCGTGCCGAAGGAGGTGACGTACGACTTCGTGGACGACGTGGTCCGCGAACTGGCCGCGCTCACGCCCGGCCGGTACCTCCACATCGGCGGCGACGAGACGCACGCCACCAGCCACGCGGACTACGTGACCTTCATGGAGCGGGCGCAGGCCGTCGTGGCGAAGTACGGGAAGACGGTGATGGGTTGGCACGAGCTGACCGGCGCCCACCCCGTCGAGGGGGCCGTCGCGCAGTACTGGGGCCGCGACCGTACGAGTGCCTCCGTGCGCGAACAGGTCGCGGCGGCGGCGAAGGCCGGCACGCGGCTGGTGCTCTCGCCGGCGGACCGGGTCTACCTGGACATGAAGTACGACCCGTCGACCGTGCTCGGCCAGACCTGGGCCGGGTACATCGAGGTGGACCGGGCGTACGACTGGGACCCGGCGACGTACCTCGCCGCCTCGGGGGTGCCGTCGGACGCGATCCTCGGTGTGGAGGCGCCCGTATGGACGGAGACGCTCTCGACGAGCGACCACCTGGAGACCATGACGTTCCCGAGGCTCCAGGGGGTGGCCGAACTGGGCTGGTCCCCGGCGTCCACGCACGACTGGTCGGCCTTCAAGGCCCGACTGGCGTCCCAGGGCCCCCGGATGGAGGCACTGGGCATCGACTACTACCGCTCCCCGCAGGTGCCGTGGTCGGCGGAGTGA
- a CDS encoding YdcF family protein has protein sequence MISAQDWADARCVWGYHLMGHEPRACSVVVGLGSHDLGVADAAVGLYRRGMAPLIVFTGATSPTTRERMPRGEAVHYRERALALGVAGADVLVENRARNTGENIRFSRALLEEAGVEVSSVLLVSKPYEERRVYATASKLWPGVDLVSASSPLSFEEYVASIGDERLVIDMLVGALQRLLVYPGRGFMTPQVVPGEVTGAYERLCRAGFTGRLVVEGRSG, from the coding sequence TTGATCTCGGCGCAGGACTGGGCGGATGCGCGGTGCGTGTGGGGTTATCACCTCATGGGGCATGAGCCGCGGGCCTGTTCGGTGGTCGTGGGGCTGGGGAGCCATGACCTGGGGGTGGCCGATGCCGCTGTGGGGCTCTATCGGCGGGGGATGGCGCCGCTCATCGTGTTCACCGGTGCGACGAGTCCGACCACGCGGGAGCGCATGCCTCGTGGTGAAGCCGTCCACTATCGGGAGCGGGCGCTTGCGCTCGGGGTGGCCGGGGCGGACGTGTTGGTGGAGAACCGTGCGCGTAACACGGGGGAGAACATCCGCTTCTCGCGGGCTCTGTTGGAGGAGGCGGGCGTTGAGGTTTCGTCCGTGCTGTTGGTCAGCAAGCCGTACGAGGAGCGGCGCGTGTATGCCACTGCGAGCAAGTTGTGGCCCGGGGTGGACCTCGTGAGTGCGTCGAGTCCTCTGTCCTTCGAGGAGTACGTGGCCTCGATCGGGGACGAGCGGTTGGTGATCGACATGCTCGTCGGGGCGTTGCAGCGGTTGTTGGTCTATCCGGGGCGGGGGTTCATGACGCCTCAGGTTGTCCCCGGGGAGGTGACGGGTGCGTACGAGCGGCTGTGTCGTGCGGGGTTCACCGGTCGGCTCGTGGTGGAGGGGCGGAGTGGGTGA
- a CDS encoding DUF1330 domain-containing protein: MPAYAIAHLQEAAPVPEILEYIERVAGTFEPYGGRFLVHAAQHEVKEGSWPGHVVVIGFPGIAEARDWWDSAAYQEIAPLRSRHIKGDIILVEGVPEGYDPAVTARAMREALPAE; encoded by the coding sequence ATGCCCGCCTATGCCATAGCTCACCTGCAAGAGGCCGCACCCGTGCCTGAGATTCTCGAGTACATCGAGCGTGTCGCCGGCACCTTCGAGCCGTACGGTGGGCGATTCCTTGTGCACGCCGCGCAGCACGAGGTGAAGGAGGGGAGCTGGCCCGGGCACGTCGTGGTCATCGGCTTTCCCGGGATCGCGGAGGCGCGGGACTGGTGGGACTCGGCCGCGTACCAGGAGATCGCGCCCCTGCGCTCGCGGCACATCAAGGGCGACATCATCCTGGTCGAGGGCGTTCCCGAGGGGTACGACCCGGCTGTCACCGCCCGCGCCATGCGGGAAGCGTTGCCTGCCGAGTAG
- a CDS encoding MarR family winged helix-turn-helix transcriptional regulator, which translates to MEYSHSDEELLTQPIGYWSTTAGNAVVTAIREGLAPFGVTQPQWWILGQLATGENGRSRDEVLSVLWGYLDVGEALVPEMDALLDRGLITPDAEGRLHLTAEGDELFQKCASFQRSMRERVHKDITNEEYVVTLKVLQRMIHNVGAKAWHH; encoded by the coding sequence ATGGAGTACTCGCACAGCGACGAAGAGCTGCTCACCCAACCGATCGGCTACTGGAGCACGACCGCCGGGAACGCGGTCGTGACCGCCATCCGCGAAGGCCTGGCGCCGTTCGGCGTCACCCAGCCCCAGTGGTGGATCTTGGGCCAACTGGCAACCGGCGAGAACGGCCGCTCCCGCGACGAGGTGCTGTCGGTCCTGTGGGGCTACCTGGACGTGGGCGAAGCCCTCGTACCGGAGATGGACGCCCTCCTCGACCGAGGCCTGATCACCCCGGACGCGGAGGGGCGCCTGCACCTGACGGCGGAGGGAGACGAGCTCTTCCAGAAGTGCGCGTCGTTCCAGAGGTCGATGCGGGAACGGGTGCACAAGGACATCACCAACGAGGAGTACGTGGTCACCCTCAAGGTGCTCCAACGCATGATCCACAACGTGGGCGCCAAGGCCTGGCACCACTAG